A single window of Nicotiana tomentosiformis chromosome 1, ASM39032v3, whole genome shotgun sequence DNA harbors:
- the LOC138910019 gene encoding uncharacterized protein, with product MPQQSSRAMVLDPVASLPTQPARDWGQAARGGGQAIRGGSQPARGRLRGGGHSGGAQPRFYAFPARPEASSFDVVITGIVLVCHRDALVLFDLGSTYSYVSSYFASYLIIPRDSLSAHVYVSTPVRCSIIVDRVYRSCVGFYREP from the coding sequence AtgccacagcagagttctcgtgccatggttctggacCCAGTTGCTTCACTacccactcagccagctagagacTGGGGTCAGgctgctagaggtggaggtcaggccattagaggtggaagccagccagctagaggccgtctgAGAGGCGGAGGTcatagtggtggggcccagccccgtttttatgcatttccagctagacctgaggcatCGTCATTTGATgtcgtcatcacaggtattgttctagtttgccatagagatgctttagtccTATTTGATCttggctctacttattcctacgtgtcatcctattttgcttcatatctaattatacctcgtgattctttgagtgctcatgtatatgtgtccactccCGTGAGAtgttctattattgtagatcgtgtttatcgctcaTGTGTGGGTTTCTATCGGgagccttga